The genome window CCCTTCTTCCCTGACCCGTGGGATCCCCTCGACGGCTTCACGTTAGGTCCCTCCTCGCCTCTCCTCTCCCTTCCCCGCCCTTCTCCATTGTATTTCCCTAGTGAGTCCTCGGCCTTGGTCGGCGCTCGCGTCGACTGGAAGGAGACGCCGGAGGCGCATGTCTTCAAGGCCGACCTCCCGGGGCTCAAGAAGGATGAGCTGAAGGTTGAGGTAGAGGACGGCCGGATCCTCCAGATCAGCGGCGAGCGGAAGATCGATAAGGAGGAGGGGACAGACAACTGGCATTGCGTGGAACGGAGCAGAGGCAAGTTCCTGCAACGCTTCCGTTTGCCGGAGAACGCTAGGGTGGACCAAGTGCGGGCCGCGATGAAGGACGGCGTACTCACCGTCACCGTGCCCAAGGCCGATATCAAAAAGTGTGACATCACGTCCATCGAGATCTCTGGTTGAAGGGGAGTTCCTTTAGTCTTTTTCGCAAGGATCGAGTAAATAATGCTTTGGTGATTAAAGCTGCTCTTCTATCACCATGTTCTTTTAGCTTTAGCTTCTGATATGGGCGTAACAATAGGTTCCTAATGTTGATACAAGACCATGTGTTAGGCTTTTGTGAGGATGGAGAGAAATATGTTGTTGATTTGATGTTCTTGTTCCattgttctttttgtttgtgAAGCGTGATCAAATGTTCTCCATCAGATTGCTTCCTAATTGAATTTCTTGAACACCCTGAAACTGTTTGTCGTTTGTCCTTCAAAAGGTGACAACGTAGGAACCCAAATCCATGAAATAACAAATCCCTTTTATGATTCCGCCATGGTCCTATATTTAATTTAGAGATGTTAGCTATTTTGCTGAATGTTATTTTTCAATGCAATCGTTCTGAATGAATCATGATGTGGTGCATTGGTTTTGGTAAGGTGCCCTCCCGTCAACAAGAAGTTTCTTAGGGAGTTGCTTGATTCATATCTTGTTGTACAACGAAAGCAATCTTCGTAGAGTGTGGGCAAatactctttatttgtttacatCTTAGCCTAGAATGGTAAAGGTTGCATGTAAGATCACTTCCCAAGCCTGACATCGTGCATTGGTCTGTTCTTGTTGATTTTGGTATTTGCTTGTTGTTTTGCTTGCATGTCAGATCAAACTGGggttgaaaaataatattatcgtgAATAAAATTGCAACATATGGTGATTTAGCAGATTCATGTGCATGCTCGTTGATGAGAGTGCTGTCAGTTTAAAGTGCATGCATCTTTTATCAACCTGAAAGGATATGCTCTTATTCATATGCAGATCATGCAGTAAACAGATCACCTGTCAAAGTATGCGCCATCAACCGTTCTGCTTCATCAGAAATCAAAACTACTGTTCATGTCCTAAAAGGCAAGGAAGTTTATGCTACTACAGGTGACCCTTTAGTGCAAAGGAAACTATGCATTCAATTGCAGGCTTAATCATCCTTGATCTTAGATAAAGACAGCTCTCATAATTACACTTTATCTTGTTGTGTTGTTCTCTCTCGTAAATACTTATTTGTCTCCCGGGTCTTTCCGGATTTAGTAATACCATATCAAGAAACACTTGCaataaatttttagaaaaagataAAAGTAATTTGTTGTTCATCCGATACTAATTGATCTTGTATTGACTTACAAAGGtccgatgaatatattattattaaatttcacTTATGTGCTTTGAGTTAGACTCATCAAATTAATGGATCAATTATTTTATACGACTGGTTTGTGCCAAATGGTAGTGGTCGTTCTTATACTCTGGGATTTTCCTAATCAAGGAAAATAAATTCAAACATTTCATAACAAAATAGAAAAACGATCTTAATTCTCGATGCCAGAGATCTTACATCCAAAACCTTCTGGAATTGTTTTGTTCTTCCTCCATAAGGACCATCCAAATCCTGATAGTTGCAAGCTTGCCAGAACAATTGACAGAAGCCGTCGATCACATCAAGTGCGCTTTGATCTTCTTTTAAATTCCTTTTAGCAAGGTTATCGATGGCAACATAGTGCTACCATTTATTGATAGCTGAGCAATTAACAAGCTCTGACTATGAGAGAACAAGATCGAATGCGTGAAATGTAATGAGATTAATGTCATCAATATTCAGAGATTTGTAGGAGGAACAACAGTAAATTGCTATATTTTTTCCGATGCCAGACATTGTTCTTCTCAGCATATCATCCATCATTCAGAAGTCCCATTTCCAAGTCTTAGCATCTTTCTAAATTGATCCCTCTAGATCTGTTCCATGCATTAAGAATCTGAGTTTCTGAACCCATGCTACCACATTCAAGGATAACCTTTACACCACTGGGCCCTCTGGGTGACAATCAAGATCCATCATTAATGTTCGAAGCACTACAATATgctcctttcctttttcttttgagatatttGAATGCCTCTGTGCTTTAGGATGATGTGGTACTTCTAGGTGTTTATCTTTAAATTTGTTCATGAATCTGAGTTTGTTAACCAGTTACATGCACCACTGTTTGATAATTTGCTAGGTCTCTGTATCCATTGGTGCTAGATTTTGATATTTTGGTTCTGAATGATGTTTATTTAGAGGCAATAAAGAAGAGGGTCCAACATGCCTAGAGTTGATGAATCCATGGAATGGGCCCCTACCCAGCACCAATCAGGTATGCCAATTATTTCtgcttttttttattgttctagcCAGGATTATTAAATTGCAGTGATTGACAATCCAACTTATAATCAAATCATGGTTTAGGCACTGTTTTCAAGTTTCTTTTCTCCCCTAAATTGCTGCATTGGCCTTGGATCCAAATTGCTTATTTTTCAATACCAAGACATCCGCCTTAGACCCATTTAGATGCTGGTCATCATTTGAGGGGTATCAAAATTTTGCTTAAACTTAACGTTTATGTGGAGGAAAGGAGTCTGCAGCATCATCACATGGTCTTCAGCTTTCGCAGTCCTTTTCTGTAATAGTTTACTTCCTGGGAAGGTGAGGATGTTGTTATCATAAGAGAGACAATTAAGACAAGAAAGTTCCTATCCTATCAGAAGCAATCAATGCTTACTAGCTTGATCGTTACGACAATATGACCTACGTGAGGTTTCTGGGTCAAAGCACTGCTATTGCTGTTGCATACTTTTTTTCTCATCCACAGTCCCTAATCTCTTAGGCATGTGCTTCGTCTAGTAAGTTGAGTTCCATGTGTCAAGTCTCTTTGCAAGATCTTGGGTAAAGTATTGTCGGCTTATCCGGTGACTGGGAATGGCTTTCTGATtattctttgtgcttatcattgGGTTTGCTTCTCTACATATCTACATCACCACATGGGCTTCCAACCTTTTGATTGCAAAATGCCCAAGGAGATGTTCAACTTAATGCTACTCTTTCatttcattttcattatattgATCTGCAAAAGTAAAAAAGACTAAGGAGattttgcataagctattaaggTTATGCATAgagacatgtcaatttttagcatAATAGGAATATTAACTACCCTGAATAAGAAAAAGAAGCATACCAAAAACTTTATCAAACGATCGTACATAGATCTTAGTCCTTGTTAATATCATGTTGTCTTTTGTTTTTATTgtttaattaattatatcatcATAATGCTTCTTGTTGTCTAATGCCACCGGTCCAACTACATCAtctgaagaaagaaaagaagagatcatcatttcaaagaaaaagaagctTGTCTTCCTCAATGATTCCGGTTCACATGCCTCCAAAAGTGGAGTTGTATGTCAGACACAAGATTCCATGAACAGGTCATGTATACTGACAACTCCATTATCTAGTCACCTAGTTGCCAAGCAGGTTTTTTGATGTAAAGTCTATCATCAAGTATTGCCATCACACAGACACTAGTCTTTATTTTAGATTCTTCGATTCCTTAGATTATTGTCCTCCCTCTGTTTAGTTGATCGATCGAATACTCCCGTAAAATTCCTATGTTTGCTCATGTTTGGCATTACACCTGTGCAGCAGAACAGCTCTGATTTGCCCGGAGGTTCGAGGATGAATTACCATCTCGGGTTAAATGTCACTTTAGTGTGGTGGGACGCATGCTTTTGGGAATGAATGAGGTGTGTACCTTGATCCATCCACTTGTACCCACACTAGTTGTGATAGTTACACAAAAGGTGGTCCTCTGTTGTCCTAGAATCTCCGGATGACTCCGTGACCGACGGGGCGTGACAATGTGGAACAGTTATGAGCTTTACTTGGCTTGTGTCGCATCGACGGAAACTCAAGTGGGTCACAAACAGCGAATGAGTATGGCGAATCCAGATGTGGAGATGGTAAATTGTGATCCCGATGGCTCGAATTACTCCCAAGGTTGTCAAAGGCTTTTTCACAGGCACAGTGTGGTTCACATGTTATTCTTCGTTGCCAGTATGCAATTTCTCTATACTTGTAACAATCAATCTACCGGGCATGCAGGAGAAAGGAACGAGGTGAGAGACCGGAACTGCTTGCTTGATATAGTCAAAAGACAAAGACGCGTCCGGGTGGCGCTGCTGCATATCTTTTGACCCTTCACACTGACTTCATGGGCACGTTAACCCTATTTGATTACAAGAGTTAAAGGTAAGCAAACCTCTTTCTACTATTTTGACACTAGTCATTTCCTCCACGTCTTTGTGCATatctatatttgtatatatatatatatataattttctgcTGTCATTTTTACGGTCCTACCACTGTCAGCATGAAACCAAAGTATGGACATCTCGTCGGgtctctttcttcttttgctCTGCAGCGCAGCTTTACTTTATTCTTCCACCCCCTCCCTCCCACACCCCAACACCGCCACCCCCCCCGCCTCCCCCTTCTGTATTCGTTTGTGGTTCCGGCAAGCAGAGGGAGTTTACGACCTCCTCTGCTGCGGCTGCTGATAGACTCTTATATACATCGGCCTCTCTTCGACCCAAAGTGGCTGAAACCTCTGCATGATCTTAATGTGGTGACGATGGCTTGATTGTTCCTCCTCTTGTTTTCCTTTTCTGTTCCTTCTTTTGTTGAGTATTTCCACTATTTGCTTCTTAATCGTAGAATGGAAGCCACATTGACAAGTCTTGAGTTCGAGAGCTTGGCTAGTGTAATGGCGTTTTAGGGCTCTGTTGCTGCTGCTGGGTGATTTGGATCAGGCCGGTCCTCGAACCCTCTCTTGGTTGACCtccagtttcatgtcaatgtcgtCCTGGAGTTGCTAATATAGGGGTCATTTTCGCTGTTGACATTAAGGAAGGAATAGGTAAAAAAGAATCATTTTTCTGGTGGGGGGATTTCTCTTGTTTGGTACTTGACCAGGGACCTGTTCTTGTGCTTGTTCTTGTTGGGCTTTCTCCTCCGCGAATGAATTATATACCGATCAGTTAAGTCTTGCACCAAGTTCTTGGTGAAACTGCTCATCTTAGATTTAGCCTTTCCAAAGATACACAGATCATTAGGGTGGTTCATGCGATATCACAAGCTTTCATTCGTAAGGTCCTTTGTAAAATGAGTAAAATGGGTGGCAAATCCTCCGGGGATATTGAAGAAGGGACGCACCGCTCTCACCAGACTCAGAGCGATGAAGATAGCCTTTGCTTCTCTGATGCAGAAGCACATTCGTGGCAGTCGCCATATGGCTCCAACGGCGGCGGTTCCACTTATGATGAAGGTCGGGTCTCGGCTGCTTCCTGCCTTGAGATTGATGGGTCTCGAGAGCATGGTAGAAAATCCTGTGTCTCGGAGTCTtcacttgatgatgatgatgatgatacggAGATGGGGGCTTCGGAGGTAAAGATGAATATAGATAAATTTGAGCGAGACTGCAGGATTTGTCATCTCAGCTTGGAGAAGGCGGCTTCAGAGTCGGGTGTAACAATTGTCTTGGGCTGCTCCTGCAAGGGTGATTTAGCTGCTGCACACAAGCAGTGTGCTGAGACATGGTTTAAAATCAAAGGAAACAAGTAAGCCTGCAGTTTACCTGAGCGTATTCTTTCTGCAATTTTTTGTTACTTCTTTAGGACCTGAAAAGTACCGGTAACATTTTGATGCCACATTTATTTGTTACACATAAATCATAACTCATGCATTTGGTATATGCGAAAATTGGCATCATAATTACGTGAGAACCGTGTTCTTTGATattgaaagaaaagagaaaaaaggtaGAATGAAGCAATACTAAACAAGATATTGAGTTTATATTCTAATGATAAAGTAAGGGGTATCGCTGAGGTATCAAACTGCTGCAGAGGAGCTAAAAGAATATTACGAGTATAACTTCAGGGGATTCCTTTTTGGTCCCTCTCCTCTGTACAGTGTTTTCATGCTCCCTTTGTCTTCCAGTTTCAACTCGAGTTGGGAAAAAAATGCTCCCTTTGGTCCCTCTGTACAGTGTTTCCATGCTCACTTATCctttgaaagaaagaaaaaaggaaagaaatagcTGCACTTGTTATTGTGATAGCCGATATGCCTTCCTTATTGTCTAGGTTATATGTGTTAGTAGTCATGATAATTAGATTCTCATGTTCACAGGAAGGCCTATTGTCTTTTGTTGTAGTTAAGAGGGCATGCTAGATTTATTGAGCCTAACATGGGTTTTGTAGGTGATTTATTTACTTGTTCTGTTATTCCTTCATTGGCATAGCTAAGTATATGTAGCTCGAGTCTAAAGATAACTTCTCTATTCTCTAACTTTGGATTGGACAGAGGATTTCATCTTGCTATTCCTTCTTGCACCTATTGCGACTTCTGGTGGACACCATCATCATTCTCTATCACTTTCTTGAAGGATATCCAAATAGAAAAAAACATGAAAAGAATCCATCCAATGCTCGAATTTTAGAGGTGCAGTGTTTTCATTTTTTGGAATTATTTGTTGTTACAGGTCTGACTATCTGTTATCCGTGGCctgttttattttattaattttcttttgacCACCATGCAACACAGTTTTAGCATGGTGTGCAAACAAAAATGGGTAAATGTGAGGTCACTTTAAAACACACAGTCAGATTCTAATTTGTGTTTGGCTCTGCTTTAGTGCCAAAGCCCCCATTACATCTCTCTGGGTGAGCATTATTTACATGACATTGTGGTTTAGCATTTATTTTGTATGTTCAATCTTATGTCATATCCTCTCAGCTAATTGTGCAACTCGTTCTTATTTGTTTTGATCATTTAAGTCTGACATGTAAAATTGTTTTTTTCGTTTATATTTCTCATTCTAGGATCTGTGAGATTTGTGGCTCGACTGCACTGAATGTGGCCGGTGTGAGCGACACCGAGCCCATAGAGCAGTGGAGTGAGGCTAACACTTCTCAAGCACCGCCTGCCGTGCCGCCATCTGAAACCCGGAGCTTTTGGCAGGGGCACCGTTTACTTAAATTCCTCGTTGCATGTTTGGTGCTTGCCTTTGTTGTTTCCTGGCTCTTCCACTTCAATGCTCCAGGCTGAACAATGGACAGGTTTGTGGGTATTAAAGAAACAAGGGTAAAGCAGTTCTCTCTTGCTGCTCAAAAACCATCAGCTGCAACACCATTAAAACCACCAAAACAATGAGCTTGTTTTGCATTGAAGGGAAAATGATCAAGCATACTGGATGTGATGAGGCACATAAGAAGTTATAGATGTAGACATCAAGTTTGTAGTGAAACCAAAGCCAACTTTCCACTTTACTTTATTGTCCCTTGTTGTATGGTTCTGCCATTTTGTAATTGTCTCTCCTTTGTTCACCATTCTACCATCATTATCCAGTGTTCTTTTATCTTAATAACACATTCTTGCTGTAGCTTATATGATCTCTTGGAAGTCACATTTTCATGATGCCATACTAAAATGTTTCAGATGTATGAAGCATGTTATGGGTCAGTTTCTTGTGGGCTTCAGCCTTTTGCAGTGCATGTCAAATATGAACTCCCAAGAACGATACTTTTAGCTTGGCTGTGAGCCCCAAACAAAGGTTCGCTTCTTCTGTCTCTGTATCATCTGAGGTGTTACGTCTGGCCAACCCGTTTGGACACCGAGATCCAAAAGATCTTTTGCTGGCACATCAATCATCTCGCTGCATCACCAGTTTCTTAGATATCCATCGACTTTCCTCATCATAATTTAGCATCCATGTTGAAAACTTGAATTGGTTAAATTCCGGACAATTTTGAGGCACAGAAGAACCGATAGTTCTCTGGAAGCCTTTCATTGCAAAGACAACAAAAACAGCTTTCTATGATCTGCTTACTATGCTTTCATTATACTACTAAAGAAAACATTACAAAGCTACCCTGCGTCCTCACTGCAGTAAAGTTGGGAGGGGGAGACCTGAGACAGTTTCCTGCATATATCTCTGTAACTCGATGACAAAGACAAACTACCTACCCGAGTTCAAAAACAGCAGCAGTCACATAACTAGACACGGAGTCTGCTCTTTCACTGGTAATATGAACAGTTTACTACAGACTAAGATTACATAGTAGAATATAGACAGTTCAGCTTCCTAGGCCGGTCACATTGTGTATCACTTGGATAGCCATCAACTTTCTTAGCTTCCTGGACCTGTCATAGCACCGTTAAAATTGATAGTTTACAAATAGCTGGAGGCAGTAAACTTCATATTATTGATATTTAAAATATCTGAAGCAATAAACATcttaaatcacaaaaggaaagcAAGCAGGCAGGCAGAGCAGCAAATTCATTTAGCTTTTGCTAAAGAAAGTAGTAGTAGACATTAGTATTAAGCCGGTGAGAAACCAGACCCAAATATTTCCACCTAATTCCATAGTCTGCATGAGCCTAGATGAACCGAATTACTTAGTCCTGGAaacaaaattatcaagatcacTTGGTAATTTAGTCacctaaataaaataattaagatttCCTGGGTAATTTATTCACCTATATTATTATGCCTACTGTTCCTACCAAGGCAGTGATAGTATGAAGATTACATGCCAGAACACCTACCAAAGAAAGCAATTCCTTGTTGGAAATCTAATAAACCAGAACTAGAATAGACTGTCACACACGAAATAGTGGCCGTAGTAAACAAGAAGGatgaaattttgaaaatgaagatTTAATCTACATCTATCAGACATTAATGATCAGATCAGAAAATTCTGCAAAACTGCTGGCAAACAAAAACAATTTATTTTGAAAGCTACATGATAAAAATTATCCATCCTAACCTAACCTTGTGTCTCCACTAAGCAAACAGTCAAACACTTAAAAGCAGACAGCATAATGAAACATTACAACAACATTCCCCTCCCCTTTTCCTTTCTTCACTTGGTATTTATCAGTGGGTACTATAGCCGTTGTTAAACTCACATGTAATGCAAACAATTAAGAAAGAACCATAAGGTCTATTGTCAAACGATTCTTATTGCCTCGATGATCCAAGACAGTTGACATCTAGGCACAGATAAAGAATACAATATGGGAACTAGCTCAAAGCTTACGGCTTTAGTGTACCTTTTCTATATAAAAGAAGAGCATAATGATCTCGAATCTTCAATAGTAAAGTGAACCTGAATGAGTAAAGTTGGAGAAAATAAAAGGTTTATCTTTCACTTTAAGCCATGAATATCACATGAAACTCTATCTAGAATGTTACTGTACCTTGCCACCATTCACCTCTGTCAGCAGCATGTGGATTGCCCAGGTGTTCTCCAGCATTATTTATATACTGGTAGCATTTCAAACATGGCGAgagtaataagtaatataaaatgcGAAATCTCAAAATGTGAAGCACAAGAGGAAAAAAAGAATCTTATAATGGCCAAGcacagaaaaaagaaaattccATGCTGTCAGTAACATACATTTGTTGAACTTTCAGTGGTCTGATTAGATGAAGAGCTCGTGTAGAAATCTCTGGCACCATAATTCACAGATGAGCCAAAATAGGGTGCCTCTGTCGACTCATTGGGATATACAGGTTTCCCATCTTTGTTCTGTGTGATTGGTTTTTTGCCTGGACTGCCTTGAGACCTGCCAGCTGGAATTTCACAAGAATTGTATCAGACCGACTGGATATTTATGAACAAAGGATCAAGTTCGAACTAGAAATTGATATAGTTGCATTTCTGTGTAAGCATAGCTAGCCAGCAAATGAAGGTTTCTGACAAAAAGGCAATTGAACTTTCAGTAAGACAAATAAAAGAGATTGCATCTCCCTCTTGTTTGAAGCAAGGATCCATGATCAAGACATAACGAACATTATTTCTCTTTATCACTAATTTTAGAAGAATATATTAGGCTCTAGAAACATGGTTGATTTCTCGTCAGGGAAAAAAAAGATCACAGTGAAGTACCTTTCAACATAACATGAAGGTGGAGCACCCTTACACAGCTATTGTTCAGTCATCGAAGACTCATAATTTTAGACCAAGATCTGCAGCAATTTGATCCAACAAAGTCTAACCTGCATGTGCCTACAATAATCTtggactctttccagtctagttaagAGTGAATGGTCTTTTATCCTCTGTACAAGGTTTGATGTATAATGAACCGGACACAATGTCCGCATATGCATTCTGATCACTAATACATATTCTCACGAGTACAGAAAAGATGTGTCCTATATTCATGTTCAATGCTTTTATGTTCTATAGAAGTCTCATCATTTGAAGTTAAAGAACGTAAATATCTAAGAAACCAGGCATCTATATCTTTCTGTCATTTTGGTGAGGGTGTGTGCTGGAGGAAGGGGATCAGGGGACTCTTGTGAGCGTCCGTGTTGTGCAGATGCGGGCAGATAGGAAAGAAGAAAGAATGAGGAATGAGGTCGAGTACCTGCATTCGTGCAGCGAGCACTCGCAATGCGACCTTCGACTCTCTGC of Musa acuminata AAA Group cultivar baxijiao chromosome BXJ1-7, Cavendish_Baxijiao_AAA, whole genome shotgun sequence contains these proteins:
- the LOC135678837 gene encoding 18.1 kDa class I heat shock protein-like, translated to MALIPGGFGFGSRRINAFDPFFPDPWDPLDGFTLGPSSPLLSLPRPSPLYFPSESSALVGARVDWKETPEAHVFKADLPGLKKDELKVEVEDGRILQISGERKIDKEEGTDNWHCVERSRGKFLQRFRLPENARVDQVRAAMKDGVLTVTVPKADIKKCDITSIEISG
- the LOC135678835 gene encoding uncharacterized protein LOC135678835, with amino-acid sequence MSKMGGKSSGDIEEGTHRSHQTQSDEDSLCFSDAEAHSWQSPYGSNGGGSTYDEGRVSAASCLEIDGSREHGRKSCVSESSLDDDDDDTEMGASEVKMNIDKFERDCRICHLSLEKAASESGVTIVLGCSCKGDLAAAHKQCAETWFKIKGNKICEICGSTALNVAGVSDTEPIEQWSEANTSQAPPAVPPSETRSFWQGHRLLKFLVACLVLAFVVSWLFHFNAPG
- the LOC135678836 gene encoding uncharacterized protein LOC135678836; this translates as MEGKNNSPPPSSSSYRSFTSLADESFGRKDADPSARSSSSYQGYFSTVIPPASAVIAKDLSHSDLCWTLNKQRVEGRIASARCTNAAGRSQGSPGKKPITQNKDGKPVYPNESTEAPYFGSSVNYGARDFYTSSSSNQTTESSTNYINNAGEHLGNPHAADRGEWWQGPGS